The following are encoded together in the Fundidesulfovibrio putealis DSM 16056 genome:
- a CDS encoding (Fe-S)-binding protein, whose product MDLTNKPGGLHCDHSPDGPKAKPSPCILCGKCLEVCPLFAATGREELSPKAKFFLAQQLTSLAGQASPELAEKAVVELAGKCLSCGKCEKACPMKLCAPDLLSGLKAAHPNLESRLWRTWVEKAGVLWPLMVTLTRFAPRFARNYAAISGLAAMDQRARLEPWLRPVRFDACGMGRKAVLFPGCVGSHVQPHWTRTASALLSGLGFTVLPQPDFACCGCTLGHAGLMDAQRGMQLHNIQAWREAGRPELMSFCATCRCGLRAYAARDLGWQPGEQDLWLAGLVPFSTLASRVEYEFLPVAPDKIHYHAPCHGAGGGQDLDFLKTVLGDRLVARTRKNLCCGFGGSLKLSAPELSDQVARSCMEFYGPRPGEQILTGCSGCVIQLRANAPQGVGVGHWLEIIDTAQDTTLRSPG is encoded by the coding sequence ATGGACCTTACGAACAAGCCGGGCGGCCTGCACTGCGACCACAGCCCGGACGGCCCCAAAGCCAAGCCCTCCCCCTGCATCCTGTGCGGCAAATGCCTGGAGGTCTGCCCGCTGTTCGCGGCCACGGGGCGCGAGGAGCTCTCGCCCAAGGCCAAGTTCTTCCTGGCCCAGCAGCTTACGTCCCTGGCCGGGCAGGCATCCCCCGAACTGGCGGAGAAGGCCGTGGTGGAGCTGGCCGGAAAGTGCCTCTCCTGCGGCAAGTGCGAGAAGGCCTGCCCCATGAAGCTCTGCGCGCCGGACCTGCTGTCGGGCCTGAAGGCCGCGCATCCGAACCTGGAATCGCGCCTGTGGCGCACTTGGGTGGAGAAGGCCGGGGTGCTCTGGCCGCTCATGGTCACCCTGACGCGCTTCGCGCCCCGCTTCGCCCGGAACTACGCGGCCATAAGCGGGCTAGCGGCCATGGACCAGCGCGCGCGGCTCGAACCCTGGCTCAGGCCCGTGCGCTTCGATGCTTGCGGGATGGGCCGCAAAGCCGTACTCTTCCCCGGCTGTGTCGGGTCCCACGTGCAGCCCCACTGGACCCGGACCGCCTCGGCCCTGCTGTCCGGCCTTGGGTTCACGGTGCTCCCGCAGCCCGACTTCGCCTGCTGCGGCTGCACGCTCGGCCACGCGGGCCTCATGGACGCCCAGCGCGGCATGCAGCTGCACAACATCCAGGCATGGCGCGAGGCCGGGCGCCCGGAGCTCATGAGCTTCTGCGCCACCTGCCGCTGCGGCCTGCGCGCCTACGCCGCGCGCGATCTGGGCTGGCAGCCCGGCGAGCAGGACCTCTGGCTTGCGGGGCTTGTTCCCTTTTCCACCCTGGCCTCGCGGGTGGAGTACGAATTTCTGCCCGTCGCGCCCGACAAAATCCACTACCATGCCCCCTGCCACGGCGCGGGCGGCGGCCAGGACCTGGATTTTCTGAAGACGGTGCTTGGCGACAGGCTGGTGGCCCGCACCAGAAAGAACCTGTGCTGCGGCTTCGGCGGATCGCTCAAGCTCTCCGCCCCGGAGTTATCTGACCAGGTGGCCCGAAGCTGCATGGAATTTTATGGACCGCGCCCCGGCGAGCAGATACTCACCGGATGCTCCGGTTGCGTCATACAGCTGCGCGCCAACGCGCCCCAAGGGGTCGGCGTAGGACACTGGCTGGAAATTATAGATACGGCGCAGGACACTACGCTGCGCTCGCCCGGCTGA
- a CDS encoding glycosyltransferase family 2 protein codes for MKASVVVPTFNQAKYLAACLDSLWFQDHTDLEIIVVNDGSTDDTQAVLADYQRRLESDSVSFASFYEPDTDVLKRVHHPRYPSAGRALTVITHPENRGLAAALNTGFAACAGEACTYVPSDDWCMPHMISTLARALEATPADFAFADMLIVDDAFRVVRRFDLPEYSFRRSFADWYLCGDAKLYRRALHERHGFYDEALLAHDHDLFLRFAMGGARFTHVSQALFAKRDHAGGREVHIHAPQNWQRLINESKALVLKARAHLDETEGRA; via the coding sequence ATGAAAGCATCGGTTGTGGTGCCGACCTTCAACCAGGCAAAATATCTGGCGGCATGCCTGGACTCCCTGTGGTTCCAGGATCACACGGACCTGGAGATCATCGTGGTGAACGACGGCTCCACCGACGACACCCAGGCCGTGCTGGCGGATTATCAGCGCCGTCTGGAGTCGGACAGCGTCTCCTTCGCCAGCTTCTACGAACCGGACACCGACGTGCTTAAGCGCGTGCATCATCCGCGCTATCCCTCGGCTGGGCGCGCGCTCACGGTCATCACCCACCCGGAGAACCGAGGGCTGGCTGCAGCCTTGAACACGGGATTCGCGGCCTGCGCGGGCGAGGCCTGCACCTACGTGCCCTCGGACGACTGGTGCATGCCGCACATGATCTCAACGCTCGCGCGGGCGCTCGAAGCCACCCCGGCGGATTTCGCCTTTGCTGACATGCTCATCGTGGACGACGCCTTCCGGGTGGTCAGGCGTTTCGATCTGCCGGAATACAGCTTCCGCCGCTCCTTCGCGGACTGGTACCTGTGCGGGGACGCCAAGCTCTACCGCCGCGCGCTGCATGAGCGTCACGGCTTCTACGACGAAGCGCTCCTGGCGCACGACCACGACCTGTTTCTGCGCTTCGCCATGGGCGGCGCGCGCTTCACCCACGTGTCGCAGGCGCTGTTCGCCAAGCGCGACCACGCCGGGGGGCGCGAGGTGCACATCCACGCGCCGCAGAACTGGCAGCGCCTGATAAACGAATCCAAGGCCCTGGTGCTAAAGGCGCGGGCGCACCTGGACGAGACGGAGGGCAGAGCGTGA
- the secA gene encoding preprotein translocase subunit SecA — protein MFESLLKMIVGSKNDRYLKSLTPTVDKINSLEPQIQALDEGQMQSRVAELMQEAANGRALNEMLPEVFALVREAGKRTLDMRHFDVQMIGGMVLHQGKIAEMKTGEGKTLVATLPAVLNALSGKGVHLITVNDYLARRDAAWMSSIYNYLGLTVGTIVHGLTDEERQVAYGAHITYGTNNEFGFDYLRDNMKFYKEHLVQRELNFAIVDEVDSILIDEARTPLIISGPAEESTAQYSRVSALIPMLKRDAHFTLDEKARTVLLTDEGVARVEEIFKIDNLYDQANISLQHHVLQGLRAHHLYARDVDYIVKDGQVVIVDEFTGRLMPGRRYSDGLHQSLEAKEGVKVESENQTLASITFQNYFRMYNTLSGMTGTADTEAVEFRQIYGLEVAVIPTHRPMVRIDHPDVIYKTQGEKFAAITQDLKELHKKGQPVLVGTISIEKSELLSGMLKKAGVPHEVLNAKQHEREAQIVAEAGHKGRVTIATNMAGRGTDIKLGEGVKELGGLFILGTERHESRRIDNQLRGRSGRQGDPGMSRFYLALDDDLMRLFGSDRLTSIMERLGMQEGEAIENRMVSKAIENAQRRVEGHNFEIRKQLLDFDNVMNQQREVIYSRRRHYMAAENPQDSFLEFVDDLLDDIYDPLTFSKQGPDQENIDIAKARLEDIFNLRWDFDAGVPTKQELRDAIVGRFEGLKAAAPEHYAEILRYFLLEALDKHWKEHLLNMDHLRDGIGLRGYGQKDPKQEYKREGFELFQGLLGMIAEATVRSLSRLQIKAEVREEEFVHKEKASDLKFQGADDGTEKKPQPTKRSAPKVGRNDPCPCGSGKKHKKCCGAKG, from the coding sequence ATGTTCGAAAGCTTGCTGAAAATGATCGTGGGGTCCAAGAACGACCGCTACCTGAAGAGCCTCACCCCCACGGTGGACAAGATCAATTCGCTGGAGCCCCAGATTCAGGCCCTGGACGAAGGCCAGATGCAGTCGCGCGTGGCGGAGCTCATGCAGGAGGCCGCCAACGGCCGCGCCCTGAACGAGATGCTGCCCGAGGTCTTCGCCCTGGTGCGCGAGGCCGGAAAGCGCACCCTGGACATGCGCCACTTCGACGTCCAGATGATCGGCGGCATGGTGCTGCACCAGGGCAAGATCGCGGAAATGAAGACCGGCGAAGGCAAGACCCTGGTGGCCACCCTCCCCGCCGTGCTGAACGCGCTCTCGGGCAAGGGCGTGCACCTCATCACCGTGAACGACTACCTGGCCCGGCGCGACGCTGCCTGGATGAGCTCCATCTACAACTACCTGGGCCTGACCGTGGGCACCATCGTGCACGGCCTCACCGACGAGGAACGCCAGGTGGCCTACGGCGCGCACATCACCTACGGCACCAACAACGAGTTCGGCTTCGACTACCTGCGCGACAACATGAAGTTCTACAAGGAACATCTGGTCCAGCGCGAGCTGAACTTCGCCATCGTGGACGAGGTGGACTCCATCCTTATCGACGAGGCGCGCACGCCGCTCATCATCTCCGGCCCCGCCGAGGAGTCCACGGCCCAGTACTCCCGCGTGAGCGCGCTGATCCCCATGCTCAAGCGCGACGCGCACTTCACCCTGGACGAGAAGGCCCGCACGGTGCTGCTCACCGACGAGGGCGTGGCCCGCGTCGAGGAGATCTTCAAGATCGACAACCTGTACGACCAGGCCAACATCTCGCTCCAGCATCACGTGCTCCAGGGGCTTCGCGCGCACCACCTCTACGCCCGCGACGTGGACTACATCGTGAAGGACGGCCAGGTGGTCATCGTCGACGAGTTCACGGGCCGCCTGATGCCGGGACGGCGCTACTCCGACGGCCTGCACCAGTCCCTTGAGGCCAAGGAAGGCGTGAAGGTTGAGAGCGAGAACCAGACGCTCGCGTCCATCACCTTCCAGAACTACTTCCGCATGTACAACACCCTCTCGGGCATGACCGGCACCGCCGACACCGAGGCAGTGGAGTTCAGGCAGATCTACGGGCTGGAAGTGGCCGTCATCCCCACGCACCGCCCCATGGTGCGCATCGACCACCCGGACGTGATCTACAAGACCCAGGGCGAGAAGTTCGCGGCCATCACCCAGGACCTGAAGGAGCTGCACAAGAAGGGCCAGCCCGTCCTGGTGGGCACCATCTCCATCGAGAAGTCCGAGCTCTTGTCCGGCATGCTGAAAAAGGCCGGTGTCCCGCACGAGGTGCTGAACGCCAAACAGCACGAGCGCGAGGCCCAGATCGTGGCCGAGGCCGGACACAAGGGCCGCGTGACCATCGCCACCAACATGGCGGGCCGTGGCACGGACATCAAGCTGGGCGAGGGCGTCAAGGAGCTTGGCGGCCTGTTCATCCTGGGCACCGAGCGCCACGAGTCGCGCCGCATCGACAACCAGCTGCGCGGCCGCTCCGGCCGCCAGGGCGACCCCGGCATGTCTCGCTTCTACCTGGCCCTCGACGACGACCTCATGCGCCTGTTCGGCTCCGACCGCCTGACCTCCATCATGGAGCGCCTGGGCATGCAGGAGGGCGAGGCCATCGAGAACCGCATGGTCTCCAAGGCCATCGAGAACGCCCAGCGCCGCGTGGAAGGGCACAACTTCGAAATCCGCAAGCAGCTCCTGGACTTCGACAACGTCATGAACCAGCAGCGCGAAGTCATCTACTCGCGCCGCCGCCACTACATGGCCGCCGAGAATCCGCAGGACTCCTTCCTGGAGTTCGTGGACGACCTGCTGGACGACATCTACGATCCGCTGACCTTCTCCAAGCAGGGCCCGGACCAGGAGAACATCGACATCGCCAAGGCCCGCCTGGAGGACATCTTCAACCTGCGCTGGGACTTCGACGCGGGCGTGCCCACCAAGCAGGAGCTGCGCGACGCCATCGTGGGCCGCTTCGAGGGCCTGAAGGCCGCCGCGCCCGAGCACTACGCCGAGATCCTGCGCTACTTCCTGCTGGAAGCGCTGGACAAGCACTGGAAGGAACACCTGCTGAACATGGACCACCTGCGCGACGGCATCGGGCTTCGCGGCTACGGCCAGAAGGACCCCAAGCAGGAGTACAAGCGCGAGGGCTTCGAGCTGTTCCAGGGTTTGCTGGGCATGATCGCCGAGGCCACGGTGCGGTCGCTGTCGCGGCTCCAGATCAAGGCCGAAGTGCGGGAAGAGGAGTTCGTGCACAAGGAAAAGGCGTCCGACCTGAAGTTCCAGGGCGCGGACGACGGCACCGAAAAGAAGCCCCAGCCCACCAAGCGCTCCGCCCCCAAGGTGGGGAGGAACGATCCCTGCCCCTGCGGCAGCGGCAAGAAGCACAAGAAGTGCTGCGGCGCCAAGGGGTAG
- a CDS encoding radical SAM protein, translated as MTSPDSSKAAQAEKPAGNGGVATETPDHYLHQPGAPARSGVLDLGLKCVHSCRFCYYSFFEGSEDQFAPLRKAGLRATADCKEILRLFKEQGFKRFDVTGGEPTLHEDLAEIIRYAHDELGLSSRVITLGQLLGKPGKRCAKYLLDDLLDAGLSDFLFSLHAVDEAVFKDFTGGSFERLRRVMSHLDREGIQYGANSVVFRGNTPMLEDIARVSSDHGVFQHNFILFNAYHAWSGSAKAAGVQESYRAIEPRLSRAVEILTRAGVAVNIRYAPLCAFPELRRHVVGVMGQQFDPYEWRNRACNPDREPAYCAQAVELPPDGVRPPHVYVPLEETLENGVRLIGRRGEAFTVFAEACGGCAARGACDGLNRGYLELYGDGELRPFASLETRGPLLQDRLDYQRAFVVKLGQKADMRGLIAQAGGGGQG; from the coding sequence GTGACCAGCCCCGATTCCTCAAAAGCGGCTCAGGCCGAAAAGCCAGCCGGAAACGGCGGCGTGGCAACCGAAACGCCAGACCATTACCTGCACCAGCCCGGCGCGCCCGCCCGCAGCGGCGTCCTGGACCTGGGGCTCAAGTGCGTGCACTCCTGCCGCTTCTGCTACTACTCCTTCTTTGAGGGCTCGGAAGACCAGTTCGCGCCGCTTCGCAAGGCCGGGCTGCGCGCCACGGCGGACTGCAAGGAGATCCTGCGCCTGTTCAAGGAGCAGGGTTTCAAGCGCTTCGACGTCACCGGGGGCGAACCCACCCTGCACGAGGACCTGGCCGAGATCATCCGCTACGCCCACGACGAGCTTGGCCTGTCCTCGCGGGTCATCACCCTGGGGCAGCTTCTGGGCAAGCCCGGAAAGCGTTGCGCCAAGTATCTGCTGGACGACCTGCTGGATGCCGGATTGTCGGATTTTCTCTTCTCCCTGCACGCAGTGGACGAGGCCGTGTTCAAGGACTTCACCGGAGGAAGCTTCGAGCGCCTGCGCCGGGTGATGAGCCATCTGGACCGCGAGGGCATCCAGTACGGGGCCAACTCCGTGGTGTTTCGGGGCAACACCCCAATGCTTGAGGACATCGCCCGCGTCAGCAGCGACCACGGCGTGTTCCAGCACAACTTCATCCTGTTCAACGCCTACCACGCCTGGTCCGGCTCGGCCAAGGCCGCAGGCGTGCAGGAGTCCTACCGGGCCATCGAGCCCAGACTCTCGCGGGCCGTGGAGATACTCACGCGTGCGGGCGTGGCCGTGAACATCCGCTACGCGCCGCTGTGCGCCTTTCCGGAGCTGCGCAGGCACGTGGTCGGCGTGATGGGCCAGCAGTTCGACCCCTACGAGTGGCGAAACCGGGCCTGCAACCCGGACCGCGAACCGGCCTACTGCGCCCAGGCCGTGGAGCTGCCGCCGGACGGCGTGAGGCCGCCGCACGTGTATGTGCCCCTGGAAGAGACGCTGGAGAACGGCGTGAGGCTGATCGGGCGGCGAGGCGAAGCCTTCACGGTGTTCGCAGAAGCCTGCGGCGGATGCGCGGCGCGCGGGGCCTGCGACGGCCTGAATCGGGGGTACCTGGAACTCTACGGCGACGGGGAGCTGCGGCCGTTCGCGTCCCTGGAGACGCGCGGGCCGCTGCTTCAGGACCGCCTGGACTACCAGCGGGCCTTCGTGGTGAAGCTCGGCCAGAAGGCGGACATGAGGGGGCTGATCGCCCAGGCCGGGGGCGGCGGGCAGGGGTGA
- a CDS encoding 6-hydroxymethylpterin diphosphokinase MptE-like protein: MKSLIVFQELGLLAMSAESLPAVQDDPESAHHAYHHHNALWDYCRPDLARPFAGGAGPEVFATPPAGTTLDQAKARTRFLVFIGARNTPELDAALARSEGVCLVFEPDLDRLREYLDGVKPWELANRGVFFVGGDPDQLAVPLLSMLPEAMCNLGYPLFFAIPELAAAMPGYVRRVEELIELFYYRNVIYSLDSQDTIRGLPLRAMTRDYVYDRLKHLYENLTPCLTGGVLQDLLGSLSGHTAILAAAGPALADSLGFIRANRDRAVLIAVNSAVKPLLRAGITPDFVVINDTSTDSEPTLAGLPPLPGTRLAAHCLSTTGSAEAGGPCFGRTYFFGNFPGQPFPKRASLLLHGSVITTAFALAEYLGCARAVLAGVQLSSPDPLAMNYARGSQHEAHASGVTELALTRRWPELYPVTAADGSPMFTTLNFFDAAQWFADRIRQAGLTVVNLCAASILKGPGIVFDPDPALPEVPGLAGKLAAIGTSDLTGRRDRVLDYIRQEMLRWKNKQLDARQAGADLRAADAFIAGSDKDNTSFMLQRFGDFDNARFHAAYFQGAGDGERMEAARYFLEAMDAMCAALLKILRDQHQRASKVQPG; the protein is encoded by the coding sequence ATGAAATCGCTGATCGTCTTCCAGGAGCTGGGCCTTCTGGCCATGAGCGCAGAGAGCCTGCCCGCCGTACAGGATGATCCGGAGAGCGCGCACCACGCCTACCATCATCACAACGCCCTGTGGGACTATTGCAGGCCCGATCTGGCGCGGCCCTTCGCCGGGGGCGCCGGGCCCGAGGTCTTTGCCACGCCGCCCGCCGGGACCACCCTGGATCAGGCCAAGGCGCGCACCCGCTTCCTGGTGTTCATCGGCGCGCGAAACACCCCGGAGCTGGACGCCGCGCTTGCGCGCAGCGAAGGGGTCTGCCTGGTGTTCGAGCCGGACCTCGACCGGCTGCGCGAATACCTCGACGGGGTCAAACCCTGGGAGCTGGCCAACCGGGGCGTGTTCTTCGTGGGCGGCGACCCGGATCAGCTCGCCGTGCCGCTCCTGTCCATGCTGCCCGAGGCCATGTGCAACCTTGGCTACCCGCTGTTCTTCGCAATCCCGGAGCTGGCCGCGGCCATGCCCGGCTACGTGCGCCGCGTGGAAGAGCTGATCGAGCTGTTCTACTACCGCAACGTCATCTACAGCCTGGACAGTCAGGACACCATCCGGGGCCTGCCGCTGCGCGCCATGACGCGCGACTACGTCTACGACCGCCTGAAGCACCTCTACGAGAACCTGACCCCCTGCCTGACCGGGGGCGTGCTCCAGGACCTTCTGGGCTCTTTGTCCGGGCACACGGCCATCCTGGCCGCTGCCGGGCCTGCCCTGGCCGACAGCCTGGGATTCATCCGCGCCAACCGCGACCGGGCCGTGCTCATCGCCGTGAACAGCGCGGTGAAGCCCCTGCTGCGCGCGGGCATCACCCCGGACTTCGTGGTGATAAACGACACCTCCACCGACTCCGAGCCCACCCTGGCGGGCCTGCCGCCGCTGCCGGGCACCCGGCTTGCGGCCCACTGCCTGTCCACGACAGGAAGCGCGGAAGCGGGCGGGCCGTGTTTTGGCCGCACGTACTTCTTCGGCAATTTCCCCGGCCAGCCCTTCCCCAAGCGGGCCTCGCTGCTGCTGCACGGGTCGGTGATCACCACAGCCTTCGCCCTGGCCGAGTACCTGGGCTGCGCCAGGGCGGTGCTGGCGGGCGTGCAGCTCTCCTCGCCCGATCCCCTGGCCATGAACTACGCGCGCGGCAGCCAGCATGAGGCCCACGCCTCGGGCGTCACGGAGCTTGCCCTCACCCGCCGCTGGCCCGAGCTGTATCCGGTCACGGCGGCGGACGGCAGCCCCATGTTCACCACGCTCAACTTCTTCGACGCCGCCCAGTGGTTCGCGGACCGCATCCGCCAGGCCGGGCTCACCGTGGTGAATCTATGCGCGGCGAGCATCCTCAAGGGACCGGGCATCGTCTTCGACCCCGACCCGGCGCTGCCCGAAGTCCCCGGACTGGCCGGGAAGCTCGCGGCCATCGGCACAAGCGACCTGACCGGCAGGCGCGACCGGGTGCTCGATTACATCCGCCAGGAGATGCTGCGCTGGAAGAACAAACAGCTCGACGCGCGCCAGGCTGGAGCGGACCTGAGAGCGGCGGACGCCTTCATCGCGGGCAGCGACAAGGACAACACGTCGTTCATGCTGCAGCGCTTCGGGGACTTCGACAACGCCCGCTTCCACGCGGCCTATTTCCAGGGCGCAGGCGACGGCGAGCGAATGGAAGCGGCCAGATATTTCCTGGAGGCCATGGACGCCATGTGCGCGGCGCTGCTGAAAATCCTGCGGGATCAGCACCAGAGAGCCAGCAAAGTCCAGCCGGGTTGA
- a CDS encoding FkbM family methyltransferase — protein MQSFITARATPRPFNPFEQELPGSFAVFGTGQRGRRCRQRLEAMNIRVECFVDNNPCRQGTVMDGLPVISPEALRAHSPDLPVLICSFARQEIFAQLTAMGFDDIYQDALAERPPLRLLRERAGDFEQVLASLADEESRRVYADVLRFRFYGTPFPALSPYPMYAHPQVRAQAGDAIVDGGAASGDTLALFLKAAGPQGNIHCFEPTPESFAHLQACADGLDCAGVHPVRAALWNQDGQVSFFESFAMSHGNRVGQGSVQVEALTLDSFVKREGIDRLDLIKLDIEGAELAALQGARETIRRFRPRLQICLYHQFQDLWELPLFVRELVPEYRLYVGHHSPDHLDTVLYCRA, from the coding sequence ATGCAGAGCTTCATTACGGCCCGAGCCACGCCAAGGCCCTTCAACCCCTTCGAGCAGGAGCTGCCCGGAAGCTTCGCCGTGTTCGGCACGGGCCAGCGCGGCAGGCGGTGCAGGCAGCGGCTCGAAGCCATGAACATCCGCGTGGAATGCTTCGTGGACAACAACCCCTGCCGCCAGGGGACCGTGATGGACGGCCTGCCGGTCATCTCGCCGGAGGCGCTCCGGGCGCACTCGCCGGACCTCCCCGTGCTGATTTGCAGCTTCGCCCGGCAGGAAATATTTGCACAGCTTACAGCCATGGGCTTTGACGACATCTACCAGGACGCGCTGGCCGAGCGCCCTCCCCTGCGCCTTCTGCGCGAACGCGCCGGGGACTTCGAGCAGGTGCTCGCCTCCCTGGCGGACGAAGAATCGCGGCGCGTCTACGCCGACGTCCTGCGTTTCCGCTTCTACGGCACGCCGTTTCCGGCATTGAGCCCCTACCCCATGTACGCCCATCCGCAGGTCAGGGCGCAGGCGGGTGATGCCATCGTCGACGGCGGCGCGGCATCCGGGGACACCCTGGCCCTGTTCCTGAAGGCTGCCGGGCCGCAGGGGAACATCCACTGCTTCGAACCCACGCCCGAATCCTTCGCGCACCTGCAAGCCTGCGCGGACGGCCTGGACTGCGCGGGCGTGCACCCGGTGCGGGCCGCCCTGTGGAACCAGGACGGGCAGGTGTCCTTCTTCGAGTCCTTCGCCATGTCGCACGGGAATCGGGTAGGCCAGGGGAGCGTGCAGGTGGAGGCCCTCACCCTGGACAGTTTCGTGAAGCGGGAGGGCATCGACAGGCTGGACCTCATCAAGCTGGACATCGAGGGCGCGGAACTGGCCGCGCTGCAAGGCGCGAGAGAGACCATCCGGCGCTTTCGCCCCAGGCTCCAGATCTGCCTGTACCACCAGTTCCAGGATCTGTGGGAGCTGCCGCTTTTCGTCAGGGAACTTGTGCCGGAGTACCGGCTGTACGTGGGGCATCACTCCCCGGACCACCTGGACACGGTGCTCTACTGCCGGGCGTGA
- a CDS encoding FAD-binding oxidoreductase: MKPALPPSVLRALEALFPGDALLVSPEETAVFGADASRKHASPAAVVRPESTEQAAELLKLAHLERVPIYPRGRGTNVVGGCVPLAPGIVVSTSRLNRILDISTDDFLCVCQPGVATGDLQDACKAQGLLYAPDPASARFSSIGGNLAQNAGGMRAVKYGTTRDWVLGLTAVLPGGSVLRTGSRCHKDVAGLDLTRLLVGSEGTLALITQATLKLIPLPEASASLLAVFASEEAAIGAAKAVFAAGILPTALEFLPAEVLFALGKLGPTPWPDGSKAALLLAIDGSEEAVRADLSRLLRAVEPLRPAFLQKARTPQDEEALWEPRRQINQGAYQYGPDKLSDDIAVPRGSVGEAVRRIREIGRGLSLTILAFGHLGDGNLHVNIMHDASDADQARRALDAKQAVLEMTIALGGTISGEHGVGLTKLAWLSRMRGPEAVAAMQAVKFALDPHGIMNPGKAY, encoded by the coding sequence ATGAAACCGGCACTCCCCCCCTCAGTCCTGCGCGCCCTGGAGGCGCTGTTTCCCGGCGACGCCCTGCTCGTCTCGCCGGAAGAGACAGCCGTTTTCGGCGCGGACGCCAGCCGCAAACACGCAAGCCCCGCCGCCGTGGTGCGCCCGGAGAGCACCGAACAGGCCGCCGAGCTTCTGAAGCTCGCGCACCTGGAGCGCGTGCCCATTTATCCGCGCGGGCGCGGCACCAACGTGGTGGGCGGCTGCGTGCCGCTCGCGCCCGGCATCGTGGTCAGCACCTCGCGCCTGAATCGCATCCTGGACATCTCCACCGACGATTTCCTGTGCGTGTGTCAGCCCGGCGTAGCCACCGGGGACCTCCAGGACGCCTGCAAGGCCCAGGGGCTCCTCTACGCGCCGGACCCGGCCAGCGCGCGCTTCTCCAGTATCGGCGGCAACCTGGCCCAGAACGCCGGGGGCATGCGCGCCGTGAAGTACGGCACCACCCGCGACTGGGTGCTTGGCCTGACGGCGGTCCTGCCCGGCGGCAGCGTGCTGCGAACAGGCTCGCGCTGCCACAAGGACGTGGCGGGGCTCGACCTCACGCGCCTGCTGGTGGGCTCCGAGGGCACGCTTGCGCTCATCACCCAGGCCACGCTGAAGCTCATCCCCCTGCCCGAGGCCAGCGCCTCGCTCCTGGCGGTGTTCGCCTCCGAGGAAGCGGCCATCGGCGCGGCCAAGGCCGTGTTCGCCGCGGGAATCCTGCCCACGGCCCTGGAGTTTCTGCCCGCCGAGGTGCTGTTCGCCCTGGGCAAGCTCGGCCCCACGCCCTGGCCGGACGGCTCCAAGGCGGCGCTTCTGCTGGCCATCGACGGCTCCGAGGAGGCGGTCCGGGCGGATCTGTCCCGCCTGCTGCGCGCCGTGGAGCCCCTGCGCCCGGCATTTTTGCAGAAGGCGCGCACCCCGCAGGACGAGGAAGCCCTGTGGGAGCCACGCCGCCAGATCAACCAGGGGGCCTACCAGTACGGGCCGGACAAGCTCTCGGACGACATCGCCGTGCCACGCGGCTCCGTGGGGGAGGCCGTGCGCCGCATCCGGGAGATCGGGCGCGGGCTGTCCTTGACCATCCTGGCCTTCGGGCACCTGGGCGACGGCAACCTGCACGTGAACATCATGCACGACGCCTCGGACGCCGATCAGGCCCGCCGCGCCCTGGACGCCAAGCAGGCCGTGCTGGAGATGACCATCGCGCTTGGCGGGACCATCTCCGGCGAGCACGGCGTGGGGCTCACCAAGCTGGCCTGGCTTTCGCGCATGCGCGGCCCCGAGGCCGTGGCGGCCATGCAGGCCGTAAAGTTCGCGCTGGACCCGCACGGCATCATGAACCCCGGAAAGGCGTACTAG